A part of Microbulbifer salipaludis genomic DNA contains:
- a CDS encoding M56 family metallopeptidase, translating into MINWVLEQQALLTLVLLVVWLSDLILTRRIGAKFTYLLYLLIPLAIVVASLPPITLDYAASENVASNLVTEVIASTVQTANDSGIYRNITPTSTIQFQWIWLAGVIVLASGLAAGLFKLATLPKKPVLEDSLYDQLPNGIFYTSDKVRGPILKGIFRPEIILPSNYRQCYDSRQLQFVFEHELVHARRFDNLWNLLALALASIFWFNPIVWIVYLRFRLTQECACDEEVLAQASKGKKILYSRAMLQSYENWNGFWMLQSHYGDKVTMITRINRLKYKIRPSRIARFLAGGANALILSFAFFWGQVNASPQNTINLDDAKLLPFSLPRAAFIEGAQGEVHLQFDVTEGEISSIDVLDTVTSGGHVNSFIEASKNYVSSFPFTGDNANLKGAEYVVRFHIAGVGTSQTVLDSVTERMPYRKIHLLPYSIPSPANELKFTGTPALQPIKSHYPDYPDGLEALGISASSTVEFDVKEDGVAINTRVISVTAPAEYQQAFREVALREASNLNVFINNSGKTINNVRVTLHWNPADHTKGLDHSKLK; encoded by the coding sequence ATGATTAATTGGGTGCTAGAACAACAGGCGCTGCTTACGCTGGTGCTACTCGTGGTTTGGCTTAGCGACCTGATATTGACAAGACGCATAGGCGCGAAATTTACATACCTGCTTTACCTACTTATCCCTCTGGCGATCGTTGTTGCAAGTCTTCCTCCCATAACCTTAGATTATGCCGCCTCTGAAAACGTCGCCTCTAATTTAGTCACAGAGGTCATAGCGTCAACAGTCCAAACGGCCAATGACTCTGGAATTTACCGCAATATAACACCCACTTCGACGATTCAATTTCAATGGATATGGCTAGCCGGAGTCATTGTATTGGCCTCCGGGCTGGCTGCTGGGCTATTCAAATTGGCCACGCTGCCAAAAAAACCGGTACTCGAAGACAGCCTGTACGACCAACTTCCCAACGGAATATTTTACACATCAGATAAAGTCCGGGGACCTATCTTGAAAGGTATCTTTCGCCCGGAAATAATTCTCCCTAGCAACTACCGACAATGTTATGACTCAAGGCAGCTGCAATTTGTATTTGAACATGAGCTTGTGCATGCCCGTCGATTTGACAACCTATGGAACTTGCTCGCACTGGCATTAGCAAGCATTTTTTGGTTCAACCCTATTGTCTGGATTGTGTACTTGAGATTTAGACTCACTCAAGAATGTGCATGCGACGAAGAGGTATTAGCGCAGGCAAGTAAAGGGAAAAAAATCCTGTATTCCAGGGCGATGCTACAGTCCTATGAGAACTGGAATGGATTCTGGATGCTTCAATCACATTACGGAGACAAAGTGACCATGATTACAAGAATCAATCGGCTTAAATATAAAATAAGACCATCACGAATAGCCAGGTTCCTGGCTGGTGGAGCGAACGCCTTAATCCTTTCATTCGCTTTTTTCTGGGGGCAGGTGAACGCAAGTCCTCAGAACACCATCAACCTGGATGATGCAAAATTACTGCCGTTTTCGCTACCACGTGCGGCGTTCATCGAAGGTGCTCAAGGTGAGGTTCATCTTCAGTTTGATGTTACTGAGGGCGAGATTTCATCGATCGACGTACTGGACACGGTAACTTCCGGTGGCCATGTAAATTCGTTTATTGAGGCAAGCAAAAATTACGTTAGCAGCTTTCCTTTCACCGGAGATAACGCGAATCTGAAAGGGGCAGAATACGTAGTACGCTTCCATATAGCAGGTGTAGGAACATCTCAAACCGTACTTGATTCTGTTACGGAAAGAATGCCTTATCGAAAAATCCACTTGCTGCCCTATTCAATTCCATCGCCCGCAAATGAGCTAAAGTTCACTGGAACACCAGCCTTGCAGCCCATTAAAAGCCACTACCCAGATTATCCAGATGGGCTCGAAGCGCTGGGGATCTCAGCATCTTCTACCGTAGAATTTGATGTGAAGGAAGATGGAGTTGCAATCAACACACGTGTAATTAGTGTGACTGCGCCTGCCGAGTATCAGCAAGCCTTCCGTGAGGTTGCGTTGAGGGAAGCGAGCAACTTGAATGTATTCATAAACAATTCTGGCAAGACAATCAATAATGTAAGAGTAACACTGCACTGGAATCCGGCGGACCACACAAAGGGTCTGGATCACTCAAAGCTAAAATAA
- a CDS encoding BlaI/MecI/CopY family transcriptional regulator has translation MEISEAEHEVMEALWAGAPASAREVFQRLRNKKSWQERTVKTLLSRLVKKGAIGFEKKDRAYLYSPCFDREAYQIKQSRKLVERLFDGQLSVLISGFVKGGDLKKSDIEELKDIIEQWEKDND, from the coding sequence ATGGAGATTTCGGAAGCGGAACATGAAGTCATGGAGGCACTATGGGCTGGCGCTCCCGCTAGCGCGCGTGAAGTTTTTCAGCGCCTGAGGAACAAGAAGAGTTGGCAAGAGCGCACCGTAAAGACGCTCCTGAGTCGCCTGGTTAAAAAGGGCGCTATCGGTTTTGAAAAAAAAGACAGGGCTTACCTCTACTCCCCCTGCTTCGATCGCGAGGCATATCAAATCAAACAGAGTAGAAAACTCGTCGAACGACTCTTTGATGGACAGCTCTCTGTATTGATCTCTGGCTTTGTCAAAGGTGGGGATTTGAAGAAATCCGACATTGAGGAGCTCAAGGACATTATCGAACAGTGGGAAAAAGATAATGATTAA
- the rnr gene encoding ribonuclease R has translation MSKSPIAAFNPQDAEKYSHPIPAREFIMSLLEKNKTKLDREQLAKVLHLSGDEQKEALRRRLRAMERDGQILFDHGKGYSLVKPEDLVSGRVIGHPDGFGFLKSDDASEDLFLSDNEMLSVFDGDLVQARVSGSDRRGRKTGVIVNVLERNTTHLVGRLQFEEDHYFLKPENSRITHEIDLDRDQLMGAKPGQYVFVKITEFPSRRYNAFGRITELLGDSMGPGMEIDVAIRSHEIPHSWPKEALQAAKRLGGTVPEADKLHRADLRELPFVTIDGEDAKDFDDAVYCEEAASGGWRLFVAIADVSHYVAPASALDLEAEKRATSVYFPGRVVPMLPESLSNGLCSLNPQVDRLVMVCEMTINKSGKMTGYTFSEGVIHSHARLTYNQVNAFITAPKSRVGRETARRLGETAPHIQALHRLYAVLKTARTKRGAMDFEKPEVQFVFTDDRKIERIVPVVRNDAHKMIEEFMLSANVATADFLKKQKMPALYRVHDGPRDKKLTALRAFLNTKGLKLAGGNKPSPAHYDQLLRSLGERPDAQTVRTMMLRSLSQAEYSPDNQGHFGLAYSAYAHFTSPIRRYPDLLIHRAIRSVIRQQKQRNPLRRALKFVLGAGDAPVQRFENAKPLAPGKSYPYDMAAMQNLATHCSTASRRADKASWDVEAWLKCEYMQDFIGDTFEGIVSSVTHFGLFIEISETQVEGLVHISALKKDYYNFDPATQRLVGERSNASFAIGDTVKVRVVAVDMERRKIEFALAN, from the coding sequence ATGAGTAAATCCCCAATAGCTGCGTTTAATCCGCAGGACGCAGAGAAGTACAGCCACCCTATTCCCGCGCGTGAGTTCATTATGAGCTTGCTCGAAAAAAACAAAACCAAGCTCGACCGAGAGCAACTGGCAAAAGTCCTGCACCTGTCTGGTGACGAGCAGAAAGAAGCCCTGCGCCGACGCCTGCGCGCGATGGAGCGTGACGGACAGATTCTTTTCGATCACGGTAAAGGCTACAGCCTGGTGAAACCCGAAGATCTGGTCAGTGGCCGCGTGATCGGCCACCCGGACGGTTTCGGCTTTCTCAAAAGTGACGACGCCAGCGAAGACCTGTTTTTGTCCGATAACGAGATGCTCAGCGTATTCGACGGCGACCTTGTGCAGGCCCGAGTCAGCGGCTCCGACCGCCGCGGCCGCAAAACCGGGGTTATCGTCAATGTGCTCGAGCGCAATACCACCCACCTGGTGGGCCGTTTGCAGTTTGAGGAAGACCACTACTTCCTGAAGCCTGAGAACAGCCGTATTACCCACGAGATCGATCTCGATAGGGATCAGTTGATGGGCGCAAAACCGGGCCAGTATGTGTTCGTCAAGATCACCGAATTCCCCAGCCGACGCTATAACGCCTTCGGACGTATCACCGAGTTACTGGGCGATTCCATGGGCCCGGGTATGGAAATCGATGTGGCTATCCGCAGTCACGAGATTCCGCACAGCTGGCCCAAAGAAGCGCTGCAGGCCGCCAAGCGACTGGGCGGCACCGTCCCCGAAGCGGACAAGCTGCACCGCGCCGACCTGCGCGAACTGCCGTTTGTCACCATCGATGGTGAAGACGCCAAGGACTTTGACGATGCCGTGTACTGTGAAGAAGCGGCTTCCGGTGGCTGGCGCTTGTTCGTCGCCATCGCCGATGTGTCCCACTATGTCGCCCCCGCCAGTGCGCTGGACTTGGAAGCGGAGAAGCGGGCCACGTCCGTGTACTTTCCCGGCCGCGTAGTACCGATGCTGCCGGAATCACTGTCGAATGGCCTGTGCTCACTCAACCCGCAGGTAGACCGGCTGGTGATGGTGTGTGAAATGACCATCAACAAGTCCGGCAAAATGACCGGCTACACCTTTTCGGAAGGTGTGATTCACTCTCACGCTCGACTGACCTACAACCAGGTCAATGCGTTCATTACCGCACCCAAATCCCGTGTTGGCCGCGAGACAGCGCGCCGCCTCGGTGAGACTGCGCCGCATATCCAGGCATTGCACCGTCTGTATGCCGTGCTGAAAACTGCGCGCACCAAGCGCGGGGCGATGGATTTTGAAAAGCCCGAGGTGCAGTTCGTATTTACCGACGACCGCAAGATCGAGCGGATCGTGCCGGTAGTGCGCAATGATGCGCACAAGATGATTGAAGAATTCATGCTGAGCGCCAACGTGGCCACCGCCGATTTCCTCAAAAAGCAGAAGATGCCGGCACTGTACCGGGTGCACGATGGCCCACGCGATAAAAAGCTCACCGCGTTGCGCGCTTTCCTGAACACCAAAGGACTCAAACTGGCCGGTGGCAATAAGCCCTCGCCGGCGCATTACGACCAGTTGCTGCGCAGCCTGGGCGAACGCCCCGACGCTCAGACCGTCCGCACCATGATGCTGCGCTCCCTCAGCCAGGCGGAGTACAGCCCGGATAACCAGGGTCACTTCGGCCTGGCGTATTCCGCGTATGCGCACTTCACCTCGCCGATTCGCCGTTACCCGGACCTGCTGATACACCGTGCCATCCGCTCGGTCATCCGCCAGCAAAAGCAGCGCAACCCGCTCCGTCGTGCACTCAAATTTGTGCTCGGTGCAGGCGATGCACCGGTGCAGCGTTTTGAAAATGCCAAGCCCCTTGCCCCGGGTAAAAGTTACCCCTACGACATGGCGGCGATGCAGAACCTTGCCACCCATTGCTCGACGGCTTCCCGCCGCGCGGACAAAGCCAGCTGGGACGTCGAAGCGTGGCTGAAATGCGAATATATGCAGGACTTTATCGGCGATACCTTTGAGGGCATCGTGAGCAGCGTCACCCACTTCGGTCTGTTCATCGAGATCAGCGAGACCCAGGTCGAAGGACTGGTGCATATCTCGGCGCTGAAAAAGGACTACTACAACTTTGACCCGGCCACCCAACGCCTGGTCGGCGAGCGCAGCAACGCCAGCTTTGCCATTGGCGACACCGTGAAAGTACGCGTAGTCGCTGTGGATATGGAGCGGCGCAAGATTGAATTTGCCCTGGCCAACTAG
- a CDS encoding cold-shock protein translates to MSKTTTGTVKWFNESKGFGFIEQQSGPDVFAHFSAIATSGFKTLTEGQTVEFSVTQGPKGPQAENIVCA, encoded by the coding sequence ATGTCTAAGACAACTACCGGCACTGTTAAGTGGTTTAACGAATCTAAAGGCTTTGGCTTTATCGAACAGCAGTCTGGCCCCGATGTGTTCGCACACTTCAGCGCCATCGCTACCTCAGGCTTCAAAACCCTGACCGAAGGCCAGACCGTTGAGTTCTCCGTGACTCAAGGTCCGAAAGGCCCGCAAGCTGAAAATATCGTTTGCGCCTGA
- a CDS encoding DUF6671 family protein: MTQSRHTNRYQNLSVALLTKHDKGAVIGPALAELGLHVVTTDAFDTDTLGTFSGEIPRALSPRECAAHKARLACELTGLDFGLGSEGSFGGGPMPGLVNWDEELLVFYDAKQDLEITAHAAGAVGLGPISSSSWQELSDWVERFPPEQAWILRLSDRLYKGLTGNAPLQKILTEQGLLTQGTIQGEVRLEPDLRAMHCPERRVYIAQAAAQLCQRLQSLCPTCTTPDFWQTSVERGLPCAWCSEPTALAKTRIKQCRQCGFTERQPVEQAQADPGQCQRCNP, from the coding sequence ATGACACAGTCCAGACACACGAATCGCTACCAGAACCTCTCTGTAGCGCTGTTGACCAAGCACGACAAAGGCGCGGTGATTGGTCCGGCGTTGGCGGAACTTGGGCTACACGTCGTAACCACCGATGCGTTCGATACCGACACGCTGGGCACCTTTAGCGGAGAAATACCGCGCGCACTCTCGCCACGGGAGTGCGCCGCGCACAAGGCGCGGCTGGCGTGCGAACTGACCGGTCTGGACTTCGGGCTTGGCAGCGAGGGCAGTTTTGGCGGCGGCCCAATGCCCGGGCTGGTGAACTGGGATGAAGAGCTTCTGGTGTTTTACGACGCGAAGCAGGATCTGGAAATTACCGCCCACGCTGCCGGCGCGGTCGGCCTGGGGCCCATCTCATCCAGTTCATGGCAGGAGTTAAGCGACTGGGTGGAGCGGTTTCCGCCTGAGCAGGCATGGATACTGCGACTGTCTGACCGGCTCTATAAAGGCCTCACCGGCAACGCACCGCTGCAGAAAATACTGACCGAGCAGGGCCTGCTGACACAGGGAACTATTCAAGGCGAAGTGCGCCTGGAGCCAGACCTGCGTGCCATGCACTGCCCGGAAAGGCGTGTTTACATCGCGCAGGCGGCAGCGCAGCTGTGCCAGCGATTGCAGTCCCTGTGCCCCACATGCACCACCCCCGACTTCTGGCAAACGTCTGTAGAGCGGGGCCTGCCCTGCGCCTGGTGCAGCGAGCCAACGGCGCTGGCAAAAACACGCATCAAGCAATGCCGGCAGTGTGGCTTTACCGAGCGACAGCCGGTAGAACAAGCACAGGCAGACCCGGGCCAGTGCCAGCGGTGCAATCCGTAA
- a CDS encoding DUF429 domain-containing protein, which yields MSVDTLFIGWDVGGWNCDSNANSRDALVVLDGKRNLLGQPWRGNLRTAINEAGSTREWLQTLLRYCQIECNDDLPPAVMAIDTPLGFSRPFLNLISGRGAAGDIGKSADNPYLFRYTEHFLFQHGLKPLSAVKDMIGSQATKGMHALARFAAEAVETGVWRNGAALTAFEAYPSACKSSLRVRELLQKYRTVSATTQPEVWDTAGFGSGIDHEDKRDALLCALVAWLFHAQPDALYWPDAGVPAGEGWIFVPEDALA from the coding sequence ATGAGTGTCGACACACTCTTTATTGGCTGGGATGTGGGTGGCTGGAACTGTGATAGCAATGCCAACAGTCGCGATGCGCTGGTGGTGCTGGATGGAAAGCGGAACCTGCTCGGCCAGCCCTGGCGTGGCAACCTGCGTACCGCAATCAATGAGGCCGGCAGTACGCGGGAGTGGCTTCAGACACTGTTGCGTTACTGCCAAATCGAATGCAACGACGACTTGCCGCCTGCGGTGATGGCCATTGATACACCGCTTGGCTTTTCGCGGCCTTTCCTGAACCTGATCAGCGGCCGGGGCGCCGCCGGTGATATTGGCAAATCGGCGGATAACCCCTACCTGTTCCGCTACACGGAACACTTTCTGTTCCAGCATGGCTTGAAACCCCTGTCGGCAGTCAAAGACATGATCGGCAGCCAGGCCACCAAGGGCATGCACGCACTTGCCCGCTTCGCCGCGGAAGCCGTTGAGACCGGTGTCTGGCGCAACGGTGCGGCACTTACCGCGTTTGAAGCCTATCCCTCCGCCTGCAAGTCATCCCTAAGGGTGCGCGAGCTGCTGCAGAAATATCGCACCGTATCTGCAACTACCCAGCCCGAGGTCTGGGACACGGCTGGATTCGGGTCTGGTATTGACCACGAGGACAAGCGCGATGCCCTGTTGTGTGCGCTGGTTGCGTGGTTGTTCCACGCGCAACCGGATGCGCTTTACTGGCCCGATGCGGGGGTGCCGGCGGGGGAGGGCTGGATATTTGTGCCGGAGGATGCGCTGGCGTAG
- a CDS encoding amidohydrolase family protein translates to MHIRAQFHLVFKALVVAWLGLISVPLLTAHAFAEAYDIVITNGRVMDPETGYDAVANVGIKDGVVTSITTKSIKGARNIDATGHVVAPGFIDLHSHGQDDFAFRLYARDGVTTPMDLEVGQYPIDQFYKYWEGKALLNYGATVSHAFARLKVLDGQNPGGRVLYEGSVTRAMDDGQQWKTKLYDPKDEPKILAAVEEGLKQGGIGIGFPIGYYTVVGSPEIMAVTGLAKKYNVPITSHVRYLSQIPPSGFMGMTEMLTIARENDVPLLLHHIPSNCLGLTKECLDLIDAARSKGQKVVGEFYPYQYAGTYVDADYNKPGFEDRLGIKASDYKVTETGKALTDKEFDRLRKEAPDTQLLMYSMKDEYIKEALTRPGVIIGSDAMPYIVDGGLNGDWDTQFGKGNGHARGAGAHARILRMVRETKAIPLMEAISKMTYGPAKFLEEHVPQMKKRGRLQEGAVADITVFDPNSVTDNAGPEIGKNSLPSTGIPYVIVNGKVVVDDSKVQRVAAGVAIRNKGQ, encoded by the coding sequence ATGCATATTCGCGCACAGTTTCATTTGGTGTTCAAAGCCCTTGTCGTGGCGTGGCTGGGATTGATATCGGTGCCATTGCTCACCGCCCATGCCTTCGCCGAAGCGTATGACATTGTCATCACGAATGGTCGCGTTATGGACCCGGAGACGGGATACGACGCGGTGGCTAACGTAGGTATCAAGGACGGTGTTGTAACGTCTATTACCACCAAAAGTATCAAGGGCGCGAGGAATATCGATGCGACCGGTCATGTGGTTGCGCCGGGTTTTATCGACCTCCACTCCCATGGGCAGGATGACTTTGCATTTCGGCTGTACGCGCGCGATGGCGTGACCACACCAATGGATCTGGAGGTCGGTCAGTATCCCATCGATCAGTTTTACAAATATTGGGAGGGCAAGGCCCTGTTAAATTACGGTGCCACCGTATCCCACGCATTTGCACGGCTGAAAGTTCTCGATGGTCAGAACCCGGGTGGGCGCGTCCTCTACGAGGGCTCTGTAACGCGCGCCATGGATGATGGGCAGCAGTGGAAAACAAAGCTGTATGACCCCAAGGATGAGCCGAAGATTCTCGCAGCCGTGGAAGAGGGGCTAAAACAGGGAGGCATAGGGATCGGCTTTCCAATCGGCTACTACACCGTTGTTGGCAGCCCGGAAATTATGGCCGTTACCGGCCTGGCAAAAAAGTACAATGTGCCAATCACGTCGCATGTCCGCTACCTGTCGCAGATTCCGCCGAGCGGATTCATGGGGATGACGGAAATGTTGACCATCGCGCGCGAAAACGATGTTCCCCTGCTGTTGCACCATATTCCTAGCAACTGCCTCGGGTTAACCAAAGAGTGCCTGGACCTGATTGATGCCGCACGCTCAAAGGGGCAAAAAGTAGTCGGTGAATTCTATCCCTACCAATACGCGGGTACTTACGTCGACGCCGACTACAACAAGCCTGGGTTTGAAGACCGCCTCGGCATTAAAGCCTCTGACTATAAGGTGACCGAAACCGGCAAGGCGCTGACCGACAAAGAATTTGACCGCCTACGCAAGGAAGCGCCCGACACGCAGTTATTGATGTACTCGATGAAAGATGAGTACATCAAAGAGGCACTAACCCGCCCCGGTGTCATCATTGGTTCCGACGCGATGCCGTATATCGTCGATGGCGGTTTGAATGGTGACTGGGATACGCAATTCGGCAAGGGGAATGGCCACGCCCGCGGTGCCGGTGCCCATGCAAGAATCTTGCGAATGGTGCGCGAGACCAAGGCCATCCCGTTGATGGAGGCTATCTCAAAGATGACCTATGGCCCTGCCAAATTTCTGGAAGAACACGTACCACAAATGAAGAAACGCGGCCGCCTTCAGGAGGGAGCAGTCGCAGACATCACGGTATTTGACCCCAATAGCGTGACGGACAATGCGGGCCCAGAAATCGGCAAAAACTCCCTGCCATCTACCGGTATCCCCTATGTCATCGTGAACGGGAAAGTTGTTGTCGATGATTCAAAAGTACAGCGCGTGGCAGCGGGTGTTGCGATCCGTAATAAAGGGCAATGA
- a CDS encoding alpha/beta fold hydrolase produces the protein MQLSAWRDSGQYLDYRGHKIFYREEGQGPALLLIHGFPTSSWDWKKIWPALTEHYRCITLDMLGFGYSSKPRQEYLIFEQADIFENLLDTLGVEAAHLIAHDYGDTVAQELLSRQLDGKLSFTIRSLHLLNGGLFPETHRALLIQKLILSPCGGLLARLFSREKLEKNFRKIFGPATSPSQQEIDDFWKLITHNRGKLVMHRLMDYMNQRRQYRERWVSALQQPSIPIRLTVGLSDPISGAHMVERYRELIPNPDIVELEDIGHYPNVEAPERIVSSITEFLCARVGKVS, from the coding sequence ATGCAGTTATCCGCGTGGCGTGATTCTGGGCAGTATCTCGATTACCGGGGGCATAAAATCTTCTACCGGGAGGAAGGTCAGGGGCCAGCGCTGCTACTGATCCATGGTTTTCCAACCTCCAGCTGGGACTGGAAAAAGATTTGGCCAGCATTGACCGAACATTACCGGTGTATCACTCTCGACATGCTCGGTTTTGGCTACAGCAGCAAGCCACGACAAGAATACCTGATTTTTGAACAGGCCGATATTTTTGAAAACTTGCTGGATACGCTTGGTGTGGAGGCTGCGCACCTGATCGCCCATGATTATGGTGATACCGTCGCACAAGAACTGCTGTCGCGCCAACTGGATGGAAAACTCTCGTTTACTATTCGGTCGCTGCATCTTTTGAATGGCGGCTTGTTCCCGGAAACGCATCGGGCGCTGTTGATACAAAAACTCATACTCAGCCCTTGCGGTGGACTGCTCGCCCGATTGTTCAGTCGGGAAAAACTGGAGAAAAATTTCAGGAAGATTTTCGGACCTGCTACGTCACCCTCGCAGCAAGAGATCGATGATTTCTGGAAACTCATCACCCACAATCGCGGGAAGCTGGTCATGCATCGATTGATGGATTACATGAATCAGCGGCGCCAATACCGCGAGCGCTGGGTATCGGCACTGCAGCAACCCTCTATTCCCATTCGTCTGACCGTGGGGCTATCTGATCCGATTTCCGGCGCGCATATGGTAGAGCGATACCGGGAGCTCATTCCCAATCCTGATATCGTGGAACTCGAAGATATTGGCCACTATCCGAACGTGGAAGCGCCAGAAAGAATTGTTTCTTCGATAACGGAGTTTTTGTGTGCTCGGGTCGGCAAGGTGTCATGA
- the rlmD gene encoding 23S rRNA (uracil(1939)-C(5))-methyltransferase RlmD, with protein MPARKPPSIFRNRSGNRASGRPGQQQPAQGTPEVDIERFSHEVRGIARHQGKTLFVDNALPGEKVRIRYTASRAKFDEAVATDILSPSDDRQPLPCPHAETCGGCALQHMQPTAQIAAKQQILLDQLQRFASASPEQVLPPLTADIAGYRRKARLGVRYVKPPHKKGAASKPRLVLGFREKRSNNLTDIRECLVMPASFSSQLPQLHQLIERCHEGRQISHIEVAVGEDATALVVRHLKPLPDEDRQRWLDFVQPLGWHLYLQADDTPRKVWPEDGDERLNYKLPEFDLTLHFHPQDFVQVNFAINRQMVHRAIELLDPQPGERVLDLFCGLGNFTLPLAKRAAEVVGVEGALALTRRGRENAEHNRLGNVQFQAADLTEDFSTSPWARGGFDKILLDPPRTGALEVVRNIAHFGAKRIVYVSCNPATLARDTAELLQRGYRLTKAGVMDMFPHTTHVESIALFERT; from the coding sequence ATGCCTGCCAGAAAACCGCCCTCGATCTTCCGCAATCGCTCCGGCAACCGAGCATCCGGCCGGCCCGGGCAGCAACAACCCGCCCAGGGCACTCCCGAGGTCGATATCGAGCGCTTCAGTCACGAGGTACGCGGTATCGCCCGGCACCAGGGCAAGACTTTGTTTGTGGACAACGCCCTGCCCGGCGAGAAAGTGCGCATACGCTACACCGCCAGCCGCGCAAAATTCGATGAAGCGGTGGCCACGGACATCCTCAGTCCGTCTGACGATCGCCAGCCACTACCCTGCCCCCATGCCGAAACCTGCGGCGGCTGCGCCCTCCAGCATATGCAGCCCACGGCACAGATCGCCGCGAAGCAGCAGATCCTGCTGGACCAGCTGCAGCGCTTTGCCAGCGCCAGCCCGGAGCAGGTGTTGCCGCCTCTCACTGCCGACATTGCCGGTTACCGCCGCAAGGCCCGCCTCGGCGTCCGCTATGTGAAACCGCCGCACAAAAAAGGAGCCGCCAGCAAACCCCGCCTGGTACTGGGCTTCCGCGAAAAGCGCTCCAACAACCTCACCGACATCCGCGAATGCCTGGTGATGCCGGCATCCTTCTCCAGCCAGTTGCCGCAGCTGCACCAGCTCATCGAGCGCTGCCATGAGGGCCGGCAGATCTCCCATATCGAGGTCGCCGTCGGTGAAGACGCCACCGCACTGGTGGTCCGCCACCTCAAGCCCCTGCCGGACGAAGACCGCCAACGCTGGCTCGACTTCGTACAGCCACTGGGGTGGCACTTGTACCTGCAGGCTGACGACACCCCGCGCAAAGTGTGGCCGGAAGACGGTGACGAACGGCTCAACTACAAACTGCCGGAATTCGACCTCACCCTGCACTTCCACCCGCAGGACTTTGTGCAGGTGAACTTCGCCATCAACCGGCAGATGGTGCACCGCGCCATCGAACTGCTGGACCCGCAGCCCGGCGAACGGGTACTGGACCTGTTCTGTGGCCTTGGCAACTTCACCCTGCCACTGGCCAAACGCGCCGCCGAAGTGGTTGGCGTCGAAGGCGCCCTCGCGCTCACCCGCCGGGGCCGCGAGAATGCCGAGCACAACCGGCTCGGCAACGTGCAATTCCAGGCCGCCGACCTCACCGAAGACTTCTCCACCAGTCCCTGGGCCCGCGGCGGCTTCGACAAGATCCTGCTGGACCCACCGCGCACCGGCGCCCTCGAAGTGGTGCGCAACATCGCGCACTTTGGGGCCAAACGCATCGTCTACGTCTCCTGCAACCCCGCCACTCTCGCCCGGGATACCGCGGAACTTCTGCAGCGCGGCTACCGTCTAACTAAGGCAGGCGTGATGGACATGTTCCCCCACACCACCCATGTGGAGTCCATCGCCCTGTTTGAGCGCACGTAA